A region from the Geotrypetes seraphini chromosome 10, aGeoSer1.1, whole genome shotgun sequence genome encodes:
- the LOC117367374 gene encoding protein unc-13 homolog D-like isoform X1, which produces MEKYGAVTVKVVYYHSEQKLHVEILNAVNLIPLDSNGSSDPFIQLTMEPRHTFPAVEARTTQCKKNDLHPLFDEVFEFLVSPEQCEQEGACLLLTVFDYDTLRSNDLEGEAFIALHNLPGLKEEDEIDLYRITQTRLPLIHPKPRGDQLLQLLEGRKGDREAQAFVKIRKQRAKQSKEA; this is translated from the exons ATGGAGAAGTATGGGGCTGTGACCGTGAAAGTCGTTTACTACCATTCAGAACAGAAACTCCACGTAGAGATCCTCAATGCGGTCAACCTCATCCCACTGGACTCGAACG GTTCTAGTGACCCATTTATTCAGCTAACAATGGAGCCACGCCACACGTTTCCTGCAGTGGAGGCACGGACGACGCAGTGCAAGAAGAATGACCTCCATCCTCTGTTCGATGAAGTCTTTGAATT tttggtCTCCCCCGAGCAGTGTGAACAAGAGGGGGCATGCCTCCTGTTAACAGTGTTTGACTATGACACTTTGAGATCCAATGACCTGGAAGGAGAAGCGTTTATAGCACTGCACAATCTCCCAGGACTGAAGGAAGAAGATGAGATAGATTTATACAGAATCACGCAGACCCGGCTCCCACTAATCCACCCCAAACCCAGAG GGGACCAGCTCCTACAGCTTCTGGAGGGTCGGAAAGGGGACAGGGAAGCTCAGGCCTTTGTAAAAATACGCAAACAGCGAGCTAAACAGTCCAAGGAAGCCTAG
- the LOC117367374 gene encoding protein unc-13 homolog D-like isoform X2 — MEKYGAVTVKVVYYHSEQKLHVEILNAVNLIPLDSNGSSDPFIQLTMEPRHTFPAVEARTTQCKKNDLHPLFDEVFEFLVSPEQCEQEGACLLLTVFDYDTLRSNDLEGEAFIALHNLPGLKEEDEIDLYRITQTRLPLIHPKPRALHVPTNSKCGPAKGLSLRPLV; from the exons ATGGAGAAGTATGGGGCTGTGACCGTGAAAGTCGTTTACTACCATTCAGAACAGAAACTCCACGTAGAGATCCTCAATGCGGTCAACCTCATCCCACTGGACTCGAACG GTTCTAGTGACCCATTTATTCAGCTAACAATGGAGCCACGCCACACGTTTCCTGCAGTGGAGGCACGGACGACGCAGTGCAAGAAGAATGACCTCCATCCTCTGTTCGATGAAGTCTTTGAATT tttggtCTCCCCCGAGCAGTGTGAACAAGAGGGGGCATGCCTCCTGTTAACAGTGTTTGACTATGACACTTTGAGATCCAATGACCTGGAAGGAGAAGCGTTTATAGCACTGCACAATCTCCCAGGACTGAAGGAAGAAGATGAGATAGATTTATACAGAATCACGCAGACCCGGCTCCCACTAATCCACCCCAAACCCAGAG ccctccatgtacctacaaattcaaaatgtggccctgcaaagggtttgagtttgagaccactggtctag